gatgttttcatcactttggtTTTAATTATATGTCTCACTCAGCACAGTCTTCCTTCTACTCGGCTAATTTAGATTGAGATCCTTCCAGGCTTTCCCCTATCTTTcatttccctcccctccttctctcctctctgcatccCATCAGCCCCTTtgtagaaaaaaagaggaaggaaaaaaacctTCATGTCTGTGACTTTCTTGCCCTCCAGCGTATGAAgccctcttttattttgatcatcGCAGCACAATGGATTCATGCCATTCTGGCAACTTTATTCAGTATCAGCCCAAATTTACATACTGCTTAACAAGTTTGTGCGTGACTGTTGATGCCTCTGATCAAAGTGCTTTTGGAAATCTTTCtcatctgaatttttttttttctttttccccccctctgcCCTTCATTTCAAATGCATGCTGCAGACAGGCATCTTTAACTCAGGGGCAAAGAAAGGTAACCTTAGTGCTGCACAAGCCCAAATGTCATCCAACAAGGAGGGCTCATGTCCCGGGGATAAAGATAATGTAATCTAAGCAGTatacagtgtgtgactgtgtgtctttgagtgtgtgagtgtgtgtgtatccatgcTAGCCTCAGTGTTTGTTGCAGGCTTGGGTTCGGGGGCGGAGGGAGACAGGGGATGACAAAAGTCAAAGCAGTCATGTGTCATTTTCGGTGCTGAAGGGCTGGGACCTGCCTCCGGGgctgtcctctctgtcagacGCACTCAGATATCTGCGCTGaactctctcgctgtctcttttttcttttgctctctccatcttttctctctgtcttcatccGGTGCACGTGCAAACGTTTGCAGCTGCATGTTCGTGCACCAGCCGGCTCACGCAACAATTCCGGGGCTCTCAGTAGCATGCAGTAACAAGGTAGATTTGTAAAACAGGGGGCGATGCAGCAcagtactttttaaaaagcctAAACATCTGCTTTAGATATATGACACGCAGTGACTCATTTCATATTTCGAAATGATTGCATCTCGACCGCAGAGGCAAGACTGGGAGGGACATGATTTGCTCCATGACATGTAACCCAAAACACAGTGAGGGTGCAAGACCTCGAGTggagagaggttttttttttttttcatttttttctttcttacatttttttttttttttttttcaaatatcagGTTGTAAATCAAGACATCAGAGGCCACGCTACAAACCAATGGCCCATTAAGCTCCCATGGGCATAGAAGGAGGCGAGGGCTAACCCATTGCAAGAACCCGGTAGCCTCCATTTACAATAATATTCGTAAATATACGTGGCTACCAGAGCAAACAGCggaattgaaaaaaacatgaaatgactgagaaagaaaaatggattGCAAAATACAATGAAAAGAGGGTGTGGGTGGAAAGAGAGGAATCGTGGGAATGCAAGATTGCACCTCCCTCAGGCAATCGAATTATCCTATGGGCTGATGGTTCCTCCTTATGCGTCGGCTGACATTTTCCTGTAACCCCATCCCGAGTAATGCTATGTGATGTGTGTGACTGGCTTCTGCCACGGCCCTGAGAGGCCACGGAGCCTCGGGGCCGCTCGCTTTTGGCCCGCAGCATCCCGGGAATTGTTTATTTTAGCTCTGTCTGCTCctttctgcctctccctctcactttGCCATCTCCTTTtctcccctcctttctctcctgtcGTTTCTCGTCCTCTCGTTCTGGCCCAGCGGTGTCTACTTTCAATTAGAGGAGGATGCACTTGTATTCTTCCGTGAGACAaatgcccccccctccccgacaGGTGACTCTTGCGGGGTAACTCAAAACCATGCCTTTAGTCCCCTTCACATAAACCGTATTCCAGCACCTTTCAGGGGACCCGAAaggtaaaagtaaaacagaagcTGTCGGTGGTATCTGTTACTCAACTGTATTTGTTGCCCTGTGTGATGATGATAAGAGTGGAGggtgtgtttaaaaaagaagggggaaaaaaaaagcagttgaaAATCaagatgtgctgtgtgttgtggcagtgtgcaagagagagagaaggggggggggatttaaggacagaggagatgagatgtGTGATATGAGATAATAGAATGATATTCAAAATGTATCCCCGGAGCTAGAAGTTAAAAGAGAACATTAAAAGAGAACATATTTTGATCGCTTTTGGATATGTAAGCCGGCACACCAATATGCCCAAACTTTACTTCATACTGCTGCAGCGAGGCCCCCGGAGGGCACGAGTGGAGGCGGGCAGATCAGCTATACACAaatagtgtatgtgtgtaactGTCGACATGTGACAAGCAGAAAAGGGACAGTGTTGAGAGCGTAGCCTTTTATGACCCAACACACTTTGACAGCTTGGCCATCGCTCGGGGACACGGGCTATGTTGCTTTTTCATCTGACAATTTTTAAGCAAAACAGCTCTCCCTCGATGGATTCCATTGTTCACAGAGGCCTTTGTGTGCCGCGTGTTAAAGCACACAGAGgcacaacaaaaagaaaaaaaaaacaaaaaaacatgtcagcgGCCCGGTAGATTCTGCTGGCTGTAAGCTAGAGGAGTCACACTGTCAATCTGTAGGACAAAAAGTGAGATGAAAGTGTAAGCGATATGATGGTGGAAACGCTGCTTCTATGCAACACTGCGCTCTGCTGGCAGAAAGTGATACCACCTTAttatagcagcagcagcagtgagacagtCTTAGCAGAAGACTAATGTAACCTTAGCTCCCTGGGGATGCAAATGTCTGTGTGCTTTTACCCTTGAAGCAGTTGCCTTATTTGGACCTAAGGACATTTTGCACTGACAAATTTTAAACATCCCAGGAGGGGCAGGCTTTGAAATATGGCCACAGGGTGGCACAttagaatgacaaaaatgtagatCCTCAAAGTGAAATCTGCCTGTGActtcagctggagagagagagagagagagagagagagagagagagagagagagagagacagaggagtaATGGATATTGTTAGAAGAGGGTCACAGCGGTGGTGTTAACAGCCACATTAGAgaggtgctcacacacacacgttttgtCTGTTTCGATTATGATTCAAATGCTTTTGTTTGAATACCTATCATCATTCTCATTATTATTGTGGTTGCTGGTAGTAGGTGAAAGGTCACATAAGGCAGTAAACCACACAGCACTTTGTATTAAatggtttaaaggtgcagtatgtaagaatttccCCGCCTCAAATTCATACTGGCAGTAAATCACCTGAGTAACTGTTGCTAACTTAATTattttattcagccatgactGGAGCTGCTAGTAGcttgttagcacagttagccatgcagctatcGAGACGACTTGAGGCCTGGTGGGGGTTGGCACTGTTTGGCTCAGgagttttggactgctgggagggagaaagaggctATCAGGcccagctggttagcatgctaactccagtagATAACCCTCAACAAAATACACAGTCATCCCTGACATAACATTTaagattgtttgtttctttgtcgATTATGTTAGTTAAATTGGTAATGTTTTGAACCAAAATGCACCCAGGAATTAAAATGCATTCTAAAGCAAGTTATTTGAGCAATAGGTTAGGTAGCATCCATATAAAATCCGGTGCAGGGGAGCTGTTTGCTATGAACACTCTGCTCCGCGGTGAGAATTTCAAGGTGGTCAATGGGAAACTGGCAATCAGTAAATCAGACTGTAGAATCTGGATCGACGACGGGTTTCAGTTAAGCGAATTAAGTCAGTATCGGTTAGTCAGCTCGGCTTGCTCCAAACTCTGAGCCAAAATACTAAAAAGCAGATGGAAACGCTTGCAATATTTTCCCCCCACTGTTTGCTCCATACTTACCACAACATGAGAACACACTTTGCCTAAAATGAACTGTATGTGCATGACCAATCAAAGGAAAAAGAGATGTGGGtactgtttttgaaaaaaaaaaaaaaaaaatctgttgtgtgttcacatgaagacagtgttttctgtgtgtatgcgCAATGGACCTgtaagctctgtgtgtgtgtgtgtgtgtgtgtgtgtgtgtgtgtgtgtgcatacaaaCAATGCACTCAGTCGACTGCCCGCAGCAGTGTGCATTCTTGCTTGGAGAGTACATGTCCTCAGGCCTCGTTCCTCCGCCGATGACCTCTGGTGAAGCcattattttctgcattaatgatgagcagcagccagcGATGAGAGAGATGGACTTTGTCCTGGGGCACAGCAGCGCTGATTATGGGCAACAACAATGCCGGCacggagaaaaagagaaaaaaaagaaagaaagaaagaaagaaagaaaaagaaaactcttcCCACAAGCAGTTCAAAAGACTGGGAGTCTTAGCGGCAGCAGAAAATAAGCTGCTCTAGCTCTATTGACAAGATGGATCAGATAACCTCCATAGCTGGAGGATTACCTAGAATAAACTTTATTAAGGTTCACCTATGGCTTGTTTTTGTCATCCCCTGGATCCAACACCTCGCTGTTCGCAACAAATATGCGTGCTGACAGCTTCTTCTCAGGCTGACTTGAAATACATTAGTACATGGCAATTAGTGTAGGGATGACTGAGAGCAAGTCGTACGAAATCTGCACCTCTACTGCCCTCCTCAGATTTAATGACATTATGTATAGGGAGCGATATCAGAGGGCTTAATTGATCCTCTGACATCGGCCCAAACACCACCTATAAGACtcacaaacaagacaaattGCAGACAAAGTGCAATTGCTCTAGTCGAGGCAGCCAGGGCACCCACTCCGGAAATCCTGGCTCGGGGAGATGACTCTAAATGAAGGACTTTACCATTCACCATTATGTCTTTGGTGAGAGTCAGAGGGAACCCCCGGGGCTCTTCAGCACAGCACGGCACAACTTTTCAAAGGGCTCCAGATTAAAGTCACTGAAAGTTCCCACTGGGGTCTGAGGCCAGGATCCCATTAAGCAGCCCTACCACACCGCCGGCCATAATTGTGTCGTTGAGAATTCAGAGCAGCGGTTGCTTGATAAGCGAATTTggggtgaaataaaaaaagaagaggcaaAAAGGGGGTCTCGCCGGGCCACCATTAGACACTTCATTCACTCATCactaatttgttttaaatgactgagGGAGAGGTGAGCACTTTATAAAGCAATCGAagatacctttttttttctcctctcctctaatTCCAGGTCTGTGCGACAGAATGCTGATAAATGAAAAACCATTGCTCTTtatagccacacacacacacacacacacacacacactatactgCCGCCGGTGGCGTTTTAAACTGTAGTTATCTTTATCGCAGTACTTGCTTTGCAGTAGCataatcaataaagaaaaaaaaaacaggtaggAAGCCATTGCTCTGCTGTTCTTGTACATCTCTCTACTCTCATTTTTAAGATATCCAGTAAAgacaatattacatttttgcattaaaatctGTAAGAAAAAACAACGAGACCTTTGTACTGTATTTTCTTGGGCTGTGTACTTACATCCTAAATGTTTCTAATGATGTACAAACCCGGAGAAATCGTAATTCTGATCAAGGGAATGCTGGTTTGCTTTTGATTGTCGGTCGTTAACCTTGAGGGAAACACCAGATGATACGTTACGGAAAGGAGGaaaattacatactgtgtgtttaaaccaAGTTTATAAAGAACAAACACGTTACAAACAAGTGAGCTTTTATTGAGTATTTTGCCTCATTATGTGTTTGACTGCCATTGGTTTATTACAACATTTGAGATTCATCACCATCAGAGCTGTTTGGtaaatgatataaaaacatCCTGCAGGTCAAGTTTAAGATCTAAACCTCAACttgagatctgtgtgtgtctggttttaAACATCAGTCAACTCAATAGCTGGAACTGTAAGGACTAGATATTGTGTGTAAATGGTAAAGTACAAGTCAGAAACGTGTTCAAAACATGTGAACAGATCAAAAGATCTCAAGTTAAGATTTAGCTCTTTACAATGGAATAAACGAGTAAACCCATCAAGGTCTAATATTTGCAACCCAAATCTGCTATTTTCATCCAAGtgcaataatgaaaaaaacttgGTTAACTGCTTCAAGTGgactttttctgcttcttcttctctgcctcttcctctttttccttctcaatCTCAGCCACGAGGGTCTCAATTTCCTTGGATTCCAAAATctgaaaatagcaaaaaaaagaaaaagaaattagcCTTCAAAGAGAACTgttaaaaaaattacacaaaagcCAAACGTAATCTGCAGCACATCACCTTCAGTGGCTGATTCCGTCTGATAACAGCAAGTTCAATGTTTTTCCCTCCTGACTGGACAACctgtaacaaaagaaaatacttGAAGTGACATATCCCaaaaaatctgcatattttAACTACTGCAGCTTCTGCCTGACATTCATGTTGAGAAGCCGTGAGACAGTTTTGGAATAAGTATTTTAATGCAACTAAACAATCCTTGATTAATGATTACTGAGACTCATTTagcaaaaatacacacataagaTGAAAtttctgtttaactttgtttgttttctaaatgttcTCCTGCGTTTGCCTGAACACAAGCAATATGGTGCAGGAAAACCTACATTTTGGCAGATCAACTTATGGTTCACATCCGGTGATTTGGATCTCGTGTGATTTTATTCTCACCatagtttttgcattttgaaaaaaacatttgcaaggCACTAGGATAATCCTATTGTGAAGCAGTTCAGTAATCACCCAATCTCAATATTTATAGCCATTGACAAAGTGTGTTAATTCAAATGGGTTAATGCAAAGACTAAATGTGACCTTACCTCAAGCAGAGCTTTGATAGCCAACTTGATTGCCTCATTGTCTCCAGCAATGGCTTCATCTGTGTAATTCTTCTCCAGGAACTCCCTCACAGTTTTTGCACTACGGCCAATTGCATTtgcctgattttttttgcaagaaTGACACAGAATGTAATTATTAGATCAATACACAGGGGTGCAAATGTGACAGGACCAAAATCACATACAAAGAGGCAACTCACTGACCTTCCAGGCGTGGTAGGTTCCTGATGGGTCTGTCTGATACAGCCTGGGAGTCCCATCGTAGTCAAAGCCAACAATTAATGCAGAGATGCCAAATGGCCTGCGGCCGTTGCTCTGAGTGTAGCGCTACAAAAATTACATATATAGATTGATGTGACTGGTCATTCTCACAAATCTTTCTTAGAAGTACAACAGTTTAGAATTTCATTTTACGCAAACCATCACAGGTCCACGAAAACTGACCCATACACTATTTTATGTTCCTGTCTAAACATGAAATCTTGCAGACACCTCTCAGTAAATGAACAACAAACAATCAATGAATGTTAAAGTTAAGTACCTGTTTCAGTGTCGCTATGTAGCGTGTGATGTACTCCACTGTGACTGGGTCCTCAACAGTTAGCCTGTGGCTCTGGCACTCAACCCGAGCTCTATTTATCACAATACGAGCATCTGCTGTCAGACCTGGAAAACATTTTAGGAGGTGAAGAGGCTTTGTGACATACAGGTAAAATAAGACACATGACAAAGGCCTCGTAtattacagatatctgcaatgAAACAGTGCCAGTGACAAGTGATCTTGGCCCGCTATGCCATTATACATGTATAATTCAGTTATTGAAAAAGTTTTGCTTCATGGAGGTACCTGCAAATGCCATGCAGACATGCTCATCCAGAGCACATATCTTACGGACGGTCCTCTCCTCCTGCAACTTTGCGACAGATTTCTTCTCAACACCGAGGACAACAATGTCCTTTCCTCTGATTCCAACCTgtacagaaaaaatatttaattaatttattaacaTTAGCAACATTGACAATTGTTGTATTACATATTTAATAGTATTGAGTACACATACAGAATCTTACATCAGGTGACTGAACAGACTGGGACCATTTTGGTGTAAAGGTCAGTACCTGTAAGACTCAAGTTTTCACGCCTTTATTTATCACCTGTGATGTGAAAGTATCAGTTTTCTACacggaggaaataaaagtgTACATCCAACTCAAGGAAGCGTCTCCCCTTCTAGGCCGCTGGTAACACTGTCAGCCATAGAGTTGATCACAGTGGACAGCAATAAAGGAGGATGTCTTCCTGCCGTCTGGTTCAAAAGTGGTTCAACTAACTTCACTGACAGTCGTGACCGGAGTATAATGTGGCAGAGCAACCACCAGACTTAAGTCCAGAGCCCTGCCTCACACTGCCTGCTGTTTCCATTATCTTTTCTGCTTCCGCCACTGTGTTGTGCTTTGTGGTCTTTCTGAGTCTCTGTTTGTTCTATGTACAATTTTGCATCTAAAAACAGTTTTACTGACAAAATTTAAGTCGTCCTGGGGCTTCTGGGTTGATGACTTGAATCATCACCTTTCAGGGAGCAGCCCAAGAACAGGTAATTTTTACCATCGTGAGTCGATCTGAATTCCTGAGATATATGTCCACAcaactcaaaatgaaaactttCAGAACTTATGTCAGGAACCCAACCACCCTCTATAGTGCACTGTACAAACGACCATTTGAAATTCAAGAGGGGGGTATTTTGATCGTTGAGATGCACATTGTGCACTGTTACTTTTACAGTCTGCTCAGAGACATACATGTAGGTTTCATAAACAAAGCTGGTCTACCATTATTCAGATTATTTCCAAAGGATAATTctcagacttaaaaaaaaagctaccaTTTTTCATTGAGTACTACAAAAGTTATCTGTAACTGGGGTAGGTGCAACTGCATCATGTTTAATGACAATTAGAACAATGTAAACTTAGTAAACAGGCCTACAGTGGAATTAAATGGAATTGTGCCGGCTTGAAAATAAATTGGAATAGTCATGCAGAGCAATATCAATTTGCTGATCGccaaaaatcaaatattgtgTCTGTAAAGTAGTGTTCGTTGGCATTATCACATTGAAACTGAAACTACTGTGAGAGTGACACAGCGACAATATGGATGCTGATAATTCTCTCTTTACATGTCCAGTAACTATTATTATGTATTGTGTACATGTGAAAGATAAGACTTTCACAACAACTGAGCGTAACAGATTGTTTTCTATACCATAATTTGCTAAATATGGTGCAAAAACAGCTCCTGCTAGTCGCTAGCTAGCTTAAGTTAGCTGGCTGGCTAACTGGcgtttgctaacgttagcataaGCATTAGTTTCATTGTAGGACTTACCGCTGTGGAACCCTTCTTTACAGCTTCTTGTGCATACTCCACTTGAAAGAGATGACCATCGGGAGAGAAGACAGTAATAGCTCTGTCATATCGTGCCGCCATTGCACCCCAATACAAGTAGAATCACAGGAAAGTAAGGGAGACTTCAAGCAAATGATTCAGCTAGTTAGCATGTATCAGCGCA
Above is a window of Acanthopagrus latus isolate v.2019 chromosome 21, fAcaLat1.1, whole genome shotgun sequence DNA encoding:
- the psma8 gene encoding proteasome subunit alpha-type 8; its protein translation is MAARYDRAITVFSPDGHLFQVEYAQEAVKKGSTAVGIRGKDIVVLGVEKKSVAKLQEERTVRKICALDEHVCMAFAGLTADARIVINRARVECQSHRLTVEDPVTVEYITRYIATLKQRYTQSNGRRPFGISALIVGFDYDGTPRLYQTDPSGTYHAWKANAIGRSAKTVREFLEKNYTDEAIAGDNEAIKLAIKALLEVVQSGGKNIELAVIRRNQPLKILESKEIETLVAEIEKEKEEEAEKKKQKKST